From a region of the Constantimarinum furrinae genome:
- a CDS encoding enoyl-CoA hydratase/isomerase family protein — MTKPYVKQHIENEVSTIEFFHPAHNSLPGDILAQLVDEINKAGADINVKVIILKSGGERTFCAGASFKELININDAETGRVFFSGFANVINAMRKCPKFIIGRIQGKTVGGGVGVASATDYCMATKFAAIKLSELNVGIGPFVVGPAVERKLGLSGMSQIAIDANTFYDAEWARQKGLYAQVFDTTEAMDEAVQAFAENLCSYNPEAMKEMKRVMWQGTENWDTLLAERAAISGRLVLSDFTKETLKRFK; from the coding sequence TTGACTAAACCCTACGTAAAACAACATATAGAGAACGAAGTTTCAACTATCGAATTCTTTCATCCGGCACATAACAGCCTTCCGGGAGATATACTTGCGCAACTCGTGGATGAGATCAACAAGGCCGGTGCGGATATCAACGTAAAAGTGATCATTCTGAAAAGCGGAGGGGAACGTACATTTTGTGCTGGGGCGAGTTTTAAAGAACTTATCAATATTAATGACGCTGAAACGGGCCGTGTATTCTTCAGTGGATTTGCCAATGTGATCAATGCCATGCGTAAATGTCCTAAGTTCATTATTGGCCGAATCCAGGGGAAAACCGTTGGTGGAGGCGTAGGTGTGGCTTCGGCAACAGATTATTGTATGGCTACCAAATTTGCGGCTATTAAGTTAAGTGAACTTAATGTGGGAATCGGACCATTTGTCGTGGGGCCAGCAGTGGAACGTAAACTGGGTCTTAGCGGAATGTCTCAGATCGCTATTGATGCAAATACGTTTTACGATGCCGAATGGGCTCGCCAAAAAGGCTTGTATGCTCAGGTATTCGATACGACTGAAGCCATGGATGAAGCAGTTCAGGCATTCGCCGAAAACTTGTGCAGCTATAATCCCGAAGCGATGAAGGAGATGAAGCGGGTGATGTGGCAGGGTACTGAAAATTGGGATACCCTTTTGGCAGAAAGAGCAGCGATTAGTGGAAGATTGGTGCTAAGCGATTTCACAAAAGAGACTTTAAAACGATTTAAATAA